GGTCCCCTTCGGCGATGGACTCTCCGCAGCGCTGCTGAACCCGAATACCGGCAACTTTGTCGGTTCGGAAGGCGGCGTCAATGTGGCGGTCACCCAACGCGACGGCGACGGCATCGACGACATTGTCACCGGCCCCGGCTCGGGATCATCCCCACGAGTCCGGATCTTCTCCGGCCTGACCTTCGTCGAACTCGAAAACATCACCGCGTTCAATCCGAACTTCTTCGGTGGTGTGTTCGTGGGTGGCAACAGCGGCACGGATTCGCAGAACCGCACCCCGTGATGAACGTCTGAACCTTGTCGTGATGCTCCCCTGGCTTGTGTCGATTCGCAATCGACCGCAAGCCAGGGGACTTGTGTTTTGGGGGCCAGCAAGAATACACACCATCAGGATTGTTCAAGCAAATCTGAGGATTGGCTCGGGGGTGATTGGTGTCTTGGAGCAATCTAGAATCCTGAATACCAATTTGTCTGCCATTCGTAAATCGGCATCAGTCTACTTTACTGCGATTTTGATTGGACAGTGAGTTTTCGGGATGGTATCACAGTGGTGCAGTGGATTGCTCATTGAATGTGATTGGCATTGAGCCATTTATACTCGAATCGTGATTTTTTGATCACTTGTATCTATTCCCCCCCCAATCTCCAGCATAATCCAGAGGCTTAGTCTCCGTGTCGAACTTCAACGGTTACATGTCAAAGCTCAACGATCTCATTGCGAAAGCCATCGAGAAGGCTGCATCATCGTCGGATATCTTGTCTTCAGATGATCTTGCTGTCGTTGCAAAGAAATCAACTATAGAAAAGTGGCGTCGGAATACGATCCGCAAAGTGACCGGAGTGGGGTTTGTTACAGGAATTCCCGGTGGGCTCTCTGGAGGGCTTCTTGCAGTACTTGATTTAGCGTATCTCTTTGCAGCAGCCGGTCGTGGCTGCTACGGATTGGGCTATATTCTGAATAAGGAAGTGGATCGCGAGAAAGACATCAAACTCATTCTAGCCTGTTGGAGCGGTGCTGCGAGTGCTGTTCCCGCAGTAACCGCAGGAAAGATCGGCATCAAAGTCTTTGGGAAGGCAGTTGCCGGTCCGATGGCTGGCATGACGGTCAATGTTGTTGCAAAAGCTGCATTCAAAGGTGGAAGTAAGATTCTCTCTAAGGTTTTACCTCAGATCACTTCCAAGATGGCCGGACAGATGGCTGGGAAAGGTTTTTCCATGTTTGTTCCATTACTCGGTGGCGCTGTCTCGGCTGGCGTAAGTTATTGGGTCGCATCCTCACTGATGAATGCAGCCGAGTTGTATTACCAGAACGAATGTGTGGAATTCAATGACTCATCGATTTCGTTCGCCGATGTGGTTGGTGAACCGCTTTGATTCTCCGGTACCAGTCGCTCCTTCCGATCGACCGAAGTGGATCGCTGTGGGATGAATTCCGTCGTGGCAGCGTTGAGTCTCGACGATGATCTTCTTAGATCCGATGGAATGCGGCCCAACCACCGATTGATTCGGATGGTGAAGCATGGGCAACGCTGCGGGAGTGTGATGATGGTCCATTGTGAATGGAGCGACGGAAGTTTCTTTCCGATTATCCAGTTCCGGGAGTTCATGGCTTGTCGGTCGCGTGGGGCTGTCGTTGTCTGGTGGGTGGAAGCCGCCAGTTGGGGCGAGGCGATGGAGCATCGGTATCGGCGGCATGGTTGGGAAATGCCCGAATCGGCGGTTTGGCTGTCGTTTCCTAGTCCGTACTCGGAAGCGGAGGAGTGGGAGAGTCGTCGCATTTTTGCGGCGTGGCAAGATGTGATTGACCGAGATTATCACGCAGCTTCGGAATCGGAATCAATACCCGAAGTGGGTGGCAACAGCGGCACGGATTCGCAGAACCGTACCCCGTGATGAACGTCTGAACCTTGTCGTGATGCTCCCCTGGCTTGTGTCGATTCGCAATCGACCGCAAGCCAGGGGACTTGTGTTTTGTGGGGGGATCGATCGTCTTGCTGGAGTGTCACTTGCGGCGACTGCCGGGTGGGGAATAACCCTGATCGGCATCGTCAAGGATCAAGACCGCGTCCAGGTTTTCGCCCTCCCAGGGCGGAATCCATTCCAACTGACCCCGGTTGGGAATGGTGCCGATCGAATGCACTTCGCCCGTGCGGGGATCCATCCACCATTGCTGAAGTGTTTTGCCGAGAATCGCTTTCGTATCGACGGTGATTCGGCGGCGTGTTGGCAGATAGATCATGGCGTAGCGACCTTGCGAATCTCGTGTGGCAACAACACGCTTCCCACCGGCACCTTGGCCACGCAGAATCAGCGAATCATCGGGAATCCGCTCCAACATTGGCCGCGATTCCATCAGCCGCCGCAGATATTGCATCTGCTCGGCTCCGGGAGCTTGCAGGGCGAATTTCCAGGGGGACAACGGCCGATTCACCGGTTCGCGCTGGCCATCGTAGGCTTGCCAGATGGCGTGATTGCCGTAGGTGTGGCCGAATGCCCCGCTGAAGACATCCCGATAGGCGAACTTGCGAATGTCGGCCGCGTTGGAATGGCCCCGTTCGTCTGGCTTGAAGCCAATAGGATGATCTTCGTACAACGGCTCGGCATCCATCACCGGGGCATGTGGCCGACGCTGATAATCGCGGGCGATCCGTTCCCAGACGGGCGTATCGGTATCGTGCCCGTTTTGCTGCATGTGAAAGTCGATCCAATCTTCGCCGAAGAAGAACGTCGCGGACGATCCGCCCCCCTGCGGATGGAAGGTGATGAGCTGCTTGCCGCCGCTCCCCTGGCGGATTCCCTTGGCCATGGTCCGCCAAATTTCCTTTTGCTCGGGCGTAACCGGGTTGCGGTCGCCGCCCAGAATCCAAATCACGCCGGCGTCTCGATAGCGTTTGCCCAGGAATTCGCCATATTGAGCGGCCTTTGCAGGGGTGAAAATCTCCGGCCCGACTCCCCACGCTTTCGGGCCCACTTTGTCGCCCCAGGTGGGAAGCAGCCCGACGTACATCCCGCGCCGATTCGCCCCCTGAACCACGTAATCGACATCCTCGAAGTACGGCTCGTTCGGTCGAGCGGGGTCCATCTCCTGAAGCGGGAGATGCCCACGCGGGTTGGGGACTCGCAGGCCGTCGAGTTCTGCCAGAATCACCGTCTGAATGACGGTAAAGCCTTTGCGTTCCCGATCGCTGAGATACAGATCAATATCCGAGCGATTCACGCGATGAATCAATTCCCAGGCGGTGTCGCCCAGGTAAAAAAAGGGTTTGCCCGATTCCGTGACGAGGAATCGTCGATTCTCGGAAACTTGGAGCCGAGGCAGCGGCGATTGAGCCAGCAGCGGACTGGCCAGCAACCACAAGCCCAGCCCCAGGGTAAGTCCAATTCGCATGGGAAAGATCCGGGAAGAGATCATTCGGCATTCGGGGCAAGAGCCGTTCTCATCGCACCGGAATTGCCTTGTGAATCAGCATGCGGCAACTCGTGGGCGGTTGTCGAGGATCTTTTGATGATCGCTTTGGGATCGTGATAGGTGGGCGAGGCGGGATCACGCGGTCGAGTGGAGAAATGCACGGTCCAAAAACAGTCTCGGCTGAGTCTTCCTGACTCAGCCGAGACGAAAATCCGGGGGTTCTTCCATGGGGGTTACACCTTAATTCCGCCGCGACGCAGATTGCTTCCGGTGGAGATTTCCCCGATTCCGGCGAGCGTTTTGCCTTTGAAGGCTTGCGTGGCGGTGGTTTGGCTTTGGGAAAGAATGTCAACCGAGCCATCGCGGTCGATGTCGGTGGTGCTCACACGCACGCCTTGGCCGACGCCAAGCGACACATTGAAGTTCGCCAGCACGCGCTTGCTGACCATGTCAACCACCTGCACGCGAGAGGGGCGACCCGCTCCGGCACCGATGATGACCTGATCGCGACCCTGACCCATGACATCGCCGGTGGAGATGAAACTCCCGTTGGTGGCGGTGTCGGCGACAAAAGTACCTTCGAGTGCGAAGGTTCGGCTATCGAAGAAACGGATCACCGATTGCATGCCGCTGGCCGGTGATGTGACAATCTCTTTCTTGCGGTCGCCATCGACATCGCCGACTGCAACGCGGATGCCGCCGGTGAAGTTGCTGCCATACGGCGTGAACGCCCCGATTTCGCGGAAATCACCGCCGCGACGCACCGAGACACGCCCTGCGCCACCCGATTCAGGTGCCACGACGATATCATCTTTGCCGTCGCCGTCGAGATCGCCAACCGCCACATTCATGCCGGTGGTGATTCGCGGATCGTACCCGGAGAAGGTGAACACGACGCGCCAGGTTTTGCCATCCACGACCTGCGCTTGCGGGGTCATCCCCTTGCCGCTGGCAAGAATCACGTCCTTGACGCCGTCGCCGTTGACATCGCCCATGGCAACATTCACGCCACCTCTGAACGTCGATGCAAACGGGGTCAGCGAGCGGATCAATCGCCCGGCAGCATCGTAGACATCCACGCGCGGTTGCGTTCCCGGCAGACTGCCGACCGCAAAGGCGGGGGCACCTGGTGGACCGGGCGGCGGGCTGACCGGCGGCGGCGGACTCACCGGCGGTGGCGGCGAGACTGGCGGTGGCGGACTGACCGGCGGACGCGGTGGGCTGACCGGCGGCGGCGGTGGGCTGACCGGCGGTGGCGGCGGACTCACCGGCGGTGGTGGTGGGCTGACCGGCGGCGGCGAGGTGGGACGCGGTGCCCCCACGGTGACATCGTTGCCATCGCCCCCACGGTAGCTGATCGTGCGACGAACCCCGCCAATCGTGATATTCGAGCCTTCGGGCTGGCCGGTGAAGGTGCCCACGACGGCATCCCGACCGGCATTGCGAATCAACGTGCGGCCAGTGCTGGGGATGGTGCCGTTGATCTCGACTTTCCCCTTCAGCGATACCGTGCCGTTGACATCAACCGGAGCAATGCTGCCGCCGGTGCCGGTGGCGAACACAATCGCTTGCCCGGCTTCGACGGTGAGCGATTCCAGCGAAATTCCAGCGGGCAGAATGATTTTGCCCGCCGTCGTGCTGGGAGCCTTCATGACCAGGCGAGTGCCAGTCAATCGGGCGGCGTCTTCGACGATGATGCTGCCGCGATCGGATTGCAGCGTCAGCAGTCCCGGCTTGCCCGACGGGAGATTCTTGGCCAGCGGAACGGCGGTTCCACCCGTGCGCAGGGTGGTGTCTTGCCGCACGACCATCGACCGCGGTGCCCCGGTCCCGGCACTATTGCGGAATTCGACTTCGCGGACGAGATCGATCGACGTGCCGTTGGTGCCGACACCCACCCGATAGGATTGATCGTCGGCATTGATGCGGATCTTGTCGCCGTAGCCCACTTGCAACCGACCGCGGACGTTGCTGGTGTGAGCGGCAGCGTTGACTTCCAGCGATGCGGCGGTGATGCTGCCGGTCAGCAGGGTGTGCCGCTCGTTGGTCGGCCCGCGATGCGAGATGACCACTTTTCCGGTTCGGCCGACGTTGATCGTGTTGGCAAACAGATTCCCCGTGTTGGCTTGCGATCGTCCCGTGCCGGATTCGATGGTCAGCGTGACATTGCCGCCATCGGTGCGGATGGTCGTGTTGGTGGCCAAGGCGAGGCGAGCTTCGCCTGTGCCGCGATCGGCCGTGTTGACCCCTGCGCTGGCGTTCATATTCGCGGTCATGCGAACATCGCCTGCACGAGTGGAGATGTTGGACAGCACCCCCGAGGCGATGGATCGCCCGGCTTCAATGGTGAGGTCCACCCCGCGATTGACCATGTCAATCTGGCCGTTGATGAGCACATCCCGACTGGCGCGAATCACGACATCCGACCCGGCACGGCGGATGGTGTTCGGATCGATGACGATATCGCGTCCGGGTTTGTCGGCAAACGAATCCACATCGGCCAGCGTGCCGGTTCCACCGACTTGAATAATCACGTCCCGAACCGGGGTGATTCGCGTTTCCAATTGTTCAATGACTGGCATGGTCGAATTCGATTTCGACATGCGAGAAGTACCACGGGCAAGCGGTGTCGTTTCGATCGGATGTTGGTCCATAGCCACCCCCGGCGGTTTAGGGTCGTGGGAAATTCGAGGCAATCGAAGCAGGCACGCAATAAAGGATCGGACCCCCTCCTCGGAGTCCATCACGCGAGCGTTGCGAACCTACCCTTACTATTGGGCGATTGTCATGCGATCGGACGATGCCGATCTTCCCATCGGAGAATCTGCCGCAGTAAAGCGACGGGATCCTGCGGTGCCCGTGGAAGCGGCCAATGGGCCTGTTCCACAGCGGCCAGTTGCATCGCGGCCAATCGATCGTTCTCGTGCCAATAACGCACGAATCGTCCGATTGTTCGAGCTTGCCGCACGACTCGAGCGATGGCTCGCTCGCGAATCGAATCGGATTCGATTCCGTCGTGAATCAGCTCAATCCAATCAATGACCCATTCCACCAGCATCTGGGCTTCGCAGTCGCCCAATCCGCGGGTGAGTGAGTCATCTTGGAGAATCTGCCGTGATTGCAAACAGAGTCTCATGCTTCGCCCTCGGACCGCTGAATCGAGGTTGCCTGCGATTGACGGCGAAGCTATAGCCCAGATTCGGCGAACTCGCAAGCGATCTCGACCGAAAATCTCCCGGATTCC
This DNA window, taken from Tuwongella immobilis, encodes the following:
- a CDS encoding glycoside hydrolase family 140 protein, giving the protein MRIGLTLGLGLWLLASPLLAQSPLPRLQVSENRRFLVTESGKPFFYLGDTAWELIHRVNRSDIDLYLSDRERKGFTVIQTVILAELDGLRVPNPRGHLPLQEMDPARPNEPYFEDVDYVVQGANRRGMYVGLLPTWGDKVGPKAWGVGPEIFTPAKAAQYGEFLGKRYRDAGVIWILGGDRNPVTPEQKEIWRTMAKGIRQGSGGKQLITFHPQGGGSSATFFFGEDWIDFHMQQNGHDTDTPVWERIARDYQRRPHAPVMDAEPLYEDHPIGFKPDERGHSNAADIRKFAYRDVFSGAFGHTYGNHAIWQAYDGQREPVNRPLSPWKFALQAPGAEQMQYLRRLMESRPMLERIPDDSLILRGQGAGGKRVVATRDSQGRYAMIYLPTRRRITVDTKAILGKTLQQWWMDPRTGEVHSIGTIPNRGQLEWIPPWEGENLDAVLILDDADQGYSPPGSRRK
- a CDS encoding FG-GAP-like repeat-containing protein, which codes for MPVIEQLETRITPVRDVIIQVGGTGTLADVDSFADKPGRDIVIDPNTIRRAGSDVVIRASRDVLINGQIDMVNRGVDLTIEAGRSIASGVLSNISTRAGDVRMTANMNASAGVNTADRGTGEARLALATNTTIRTDGGNVTLTIESGTGRSQANTGNLFANTINVGRTGKVVISHRGPTNERHTLLTGSITAASLEVNAAAHTSNVRGRLQVGYGDKIRINADDQSYRVGVGTNGTSIDLVREVEFRNSAGTGAPRSMVVRQDTTLRTGGTAVPLAKNLPSGKPGLLTLQSDRGSIIVEDAARLTGTRLVMKAPSTTAGKIILPAGISLESLTVEAGQAIVFATGTGGSIAPVDVNGTVSLKGKVEINGTIPSTGRTLIRNAGRDAVVGTFTGQPEGSNITIGGVRRTISYRGGDGNDVTVGAPRPTSPPPVSPPPPPVSPPPPPVSPPPPPVSPPRPPVSPPPPVSPPPPVSPPPPVSPPPGPPGAPAFAVGSLPGTQPRVDVYDAAGRLIRSLTPFASTFRGGVNVAMGDVNGDGVKDVILASGKGMTPQAQVVDGKTWRVVFTFSGYDPRITTGMNVAVGDLDGDGKDDIVVAPESGGAGRVSVRRGGDFREIGAFTPYGSNFTGGIRVAVGDVDGDRKKEIVTSPASGMQSVIRFFDSRTFALEGTFVADTATNGSFISTGDVMGQGRDQVIIGAGAGRPSRVQVVDMVSKRVLANFNVSLGVGQGVRVSTTDIDRDGSVDILSQSQTTATQAFKGKTLAGIGEISTGSNLRRGGIKV